Sequence from the Burkholderia cepacia genome:
ATGGGTTGCGCGGCGGCGGATCCGTTCGTCCTCCGGTTTCCGGAGACGCCGCCGCGCGCTGCGCGGCGGGCAAGTGCAGTGTGGTCAGTGTCTGGTAGGTAAAGCGTCCGCGTGCCGTAGGCCGGCGCGCGTTCTGAACGCTGCGTGTCCGTAGGCCGGGCAGGCGGCATCAACCGAGAGTCCCCCATGAAAGCATCGGATCTGTTCGTGAAGGCGCTGGAAGCCGAAGGCGTCGAGTACGTGTTCGGCATTCCCGGCGAAGAAAACCTCGATCTGCTCGAATCGCTGCGGCGATCGAAGATCAAGCTCGTGCTGACCCGGCACGAGCAGGCGGCCGGGTTCATGGCCGCCACCTACGGCCGCCTGACGGGCCGTACCGGCGTGTGTCTCGCCACGCTCGGGCCCGGCGCGACGAATTTCGTGACGGCCGCCGCGTATGCGCAGCTCGGCGGGATGCCGATGCTGATGATCACCGGGCAGAAGCCGATCAAGTCCAGCAAGCAGGGCCACTTCCAGATCGTCGACGTGGTCGACATGATGCAGCCGCTCACGAAGTTCACGCGGCAGATCGTGTCGATCGGCAACATCCCGTCGGCCGTGCGCGAGGCGTTCCGCCGCGCGGAGGAGGAGCGTCCGGGCGCCGCGCACCTTGAGCTGCCGGAAGACATCGCGCACGAGGAGGGCGACGGCAAGCCGATTCCGCGCAGCTACAGCCGGCGGCCGGTGGCCGAGGAAAAGGCGGTTGCGCATGCGGTCGACGCGATCCAGGCCGCGCGCCATCCGCTGCTGATGATCGGTGCGGGCGGCAACCGCAAGACCACCTGCAAGATGCTGCTCGAATTCGTCGACAAGACGGGCATCCCGTTCTTCACGACGCAGATGGGCAAGGGCGTGATCGACGAAACGCACCCGCTGTGGCTCGGCAACGCGACGCTGTCCGACGGCGACTTCGTGCACCGCGCGATCGAGCATGCGGACTGCATCATCAACGTCGGCCACGACGTGATCGAGAAGCCGCCGTTCTTCATGCGTACCGACGACAAGACCGTGATCCACGTGAACTTCCTCGGCGCGCAGGTCGATCCCGTCTACTTCCCGCAGATCGAGGTGGTCGGCGACATCGCGAACGCGGTGTGGCAGATGAAGGAGGCGCTCGCGCCGCAGCCGCACTGGGATTTCTCGCGCTTCACGATGATCAAGGCGCATTTCGACGCCCATCTGGAGAAGGGCCAGCACGATCCGCGCTTCCCGATGTACCCGGTGCGGATCGTCAACGATCTTTACAACGCGC
This genomic interval carries:
- a CDS encoding acetolactate synthase large subunit; translated protein: MKASDLFVKALEAEGVEYVFGIPGEENLDLLESLRRSKIKLVLTRHEQAAGFMAATYGRLTGRTGVCLATLGPGATNFVTAAAYAQLGGMPMLMITGQKPIKSSKQGHFQIVDVVDMMQPLTKFTRQIVSIGNIPSAVREAFRRAEEERPGAAHLELPEDIAHEEGDGKPIPRSYSRRPVAEEKAVAHAVDAIQAARHPLLMIGAGGNRKTTCKMLLEFVDKTGIPFFTTQMGKGVIDETHPLWLGNATLSDGDFVHRAIEHADCIINVGHDVIEKPPFFMRTDDKTVIHVNFLGAQVDPVYFPQIEVVGDIANAVWQMKEALAPQPHWDFSRFTMIKAHFDAHLEKGQHDPRFPMYPVRIVNDLYNALPVDGIVCLDNGMYKIWFARYWRAHEPNSLLLDNALASMGAGLPSAIATKIVHPQRKVIAVCGDGGFMMNSQELETAVRLKLDLVVMILRDDAFGMIRWKQENMNFPDFAMTLQNPDFVSYAQSYGAHGHRVESADDLEPLLRECFSTPGVHVIDVPIDYSDNERVLNREIKRLSAQL